A single window of Acyrthosiphon pisum isolate AL4f unplaced genomic scaffold, pea_aphid_22Mar2018_4r6ur Scaffold_20396;HRSCAF=21093, whole genome shotgun sequence DNA harbors:
- the LOC103311809 gene encoding uncharacterized protein LOC103311809, whose translation MLLRNLDPRRRLCNGTRLVVTGLRTHNFKAKILGGDPQDEDIVLPKIPLTSSVEDDLHILLRRLQFPVRLSFAMTINKSQGQTFDRVGLLLTSPPVTHGQLYVAFSR comes from the coding sequence ATGTTGCTCAGAAATCTCGATCCTAGGAGACGACTGTGCAACGGTACGAGGTTGGTGGTCACCGGACTGCGGACTCACAATTTCAAGGCGAAAATTTTGGGCGGTGACCCACAGGACGAAGACATCGTCCTGCCCAAGATACCGCTCACGTCCAGCGTTGAGGACGACCTGCACATCCTACTGCGGCGCCTTCAATTCCCGGTGAGGTTGTCGTTCGCCATGACAATCAACAAGTCGCAGGGCCAGACGTTCGACAGGGTAGGTTTGCTACTGACGTCGCCCCCTGTCACTCACGGGCAGCTGTACGTAGCGTTTTCGAGG